A genomic segment from Propionibacteriaceae bacterium ZF39 encodes:
- a CDS encoding methylmalonyl-CoA carboxytransferase subunit 5S has product MEQRKIGITELALRDAHQSLMATRMALEDMVDACADIDAAGYWSVECWGGATFDACIRFLNEDPWERLRTFRKLLPNSKLQMLLRGQNLLGYRHYEDTVVEKFVAKSAENGMDVFRVFDALNDPRNLAHPMAAVKKHGGHAQGTICYTVSPLHTTEGYVKLAGQLLDMGADSIALKDMAALLKPQPAYDIIKAIKDTYGSDTQINVHCHATTGVTQVSLMKAVEAGADVVDTAISSMSMGPGHNPTESVIEMLEGTGYTTDVDQDRLIRIRDHFAGITPKYKQFMSAITTVDTEIFKSQIPGGMISNMESQLKAQGAGDRIREVMEEVPRVREDAGYPPLVTPSSQIVGTQAVFNVLMGRYKVLTGEFADLMLGYYGECMGERNADVVEIAQKQTKKDPITVRPADTLEPEWDKLVLEGTNIEGNNGSEEDVLTNAMFPGVAPGFFKARPEGPKNVGRTAEQVAADAERESGASKAVREPIRYKVTIGDRSSTVSVEPA; this is encoded by the coding sequence ATGGAGCAGCGAAAGATCGGAATCACCGAACTGGCCCTACGCGATGCGCATCAGAGTCTGATGGCGACGCGCATGGCTCTCGAGGACATGGTCGATGCGTGTGCCGACATCGACGCCGCCGGATATTGGAGCGTGGAGTGCTGGGGCGGCGCGACGTTCGACGCCTGCATCCGCTTCCTCAACGAAGACCCCTGGGAACGGCTCCGGACGTTCCGCAAGCTGCTGCCCAACAGCAAGCTCCAGATGCTGCTGCGCGGGCAGAACCTGCTCGGCTACCGCCACTACGAGGACACCGTCGTCGAGAAGTTCGTCGCCAAGTCGGCTGAGAACGGCATGGACGTGTTCCGCGTCTTCGATGCCCTCAACGACCCGCGCAACCTCGCGCATCCGATGGCCGCGGTCAAGAAGCACGGCGGTCACGCCCAGGGCACGATCTGCTACACCGTGTCGCCGCTGCACACCACCGAGGGCTATGTGAAGCTCGCCGGTCAGCTGCTGGACATGGGTGCTGATTCGATCGCGCTGAAGGACATGGCGGCGCTGCTGAAGCCCCAGCCGGCGTACGACATCATCAAGGCCATCAAGGACACCTATGGCTCCGACACCCAGATCAATGTTCACTGCCACGCGACGACCGGCGTGACGCAGGTGTCGTTGATGAAGGCCGTCGAGGCCGGCGCCGATGTCGTCGACACCGCGATCTCCTCGATGTCGATGGGCCCCGGCCACAACCCGACCGAGTCGGTCATCGAGATGCTCGAGGGCACCGGCTACACGACCGATGTCGACCAGGACCGTCTCATCCGCATCCGCGATCACTTCGCCGGGATCACGCCGAAATACAAGCAGTTCATGTCGGCCATCACCACGGTCGACACCGAGATCTTCAAGTCCCAGATCCCCGGCGGCATGATCTCCAACATGGAGTCCCAGCTCAAGGCCCAGGGAGCCGGCGACCGGATCAGGGAAGTCATGGAGGAGGTGCCGCGCGTACGCGAGGACGCCGGCTATCCGCCCCTCGTCACCCCGTCCTCCCAGATCGTCGGCACCCAGGCGGTCTTCAACGTGCTGATGGGTCGCTACAAGGTCCTCACCGGTGAGTTCGCGGACCTGATGCTCGGCTATTACGGCGAGTGCATGGGCGAGCGCAACGCGGACGTCGTCGAGATCGCGCAGAAGCAGACCAAGAAGGACCCGATCACGGTACGCCCGGCCGACACCCTCGAGCCCGAGTGGGACAAGCTCGTCCTCGAGGGCACCAACATCGAGGGCAACAACGGCTCGGAGGAAGACGTCCTCACCAACGCCATGTTCCCCGGTGTCGCCCCGGGCTTCTTCAAGGCCCGCCCCGAGGGCCCGAAGAACGTCGGCCGGACCGCCGAACAGGTCGCCGCGGACGCCGAACGGGAGAGCGGCGCGAGCAAGGCCGTGCGCGAGCCGATCCGTTACAAGGTGACGATCGGCGATCGCTCGTCGACCGTTTCCGTCGAGCCCGCCTGA
- the typA gene encoding translational GTPase TypA, protein MPVRSDLRNVAIVAHVDHGKTTLVDAMLWQSGAFREGSAVDNRVMDSMDLEREKGITILAKNTAVRHTMADGQNVTINIIDTPGHADFGGEVERGLEMVDGVILLVDSSEGPLPQTRFVLRKALQKKLPLILVVNKVDRPDARIDEVVEETYDLFMDLLDESFDDSVLDFPIVYASGKAGRASLNKPNDGEMPDSENLEPLFETLMTTIPAPAYEEGATLQAHVTNLDASPYLGRLALLRIVAGELHRGQNVAWCKADGTVQTVKLSELLMTEALERKPAESAGPGDIVAIAGIPDITIGETISDPENPKPLPLITVDEPSISMTIGINTSPMAGKAGKNLTARLVKARLDSELIGNVSIRINPTDRPDTWEVQGRGELQLAILVEMMRRESYELTIGKPQVVTKEIDGKLHEPVERLTIDVPEEFVGTVTQMMGTRKSRLEQMVNHGTGWVRMEYIVPARGLIGFRTEFLTETRGTGLMHHVFERYEPWAGELRTRPTGSLVADRSGVVTSYALFNLQERGTMFVGPGADVYEGMIVGENSRPDDMDVNPTKEKKLTNVRSATGDELERLIPPRLLNMEQALEFCREDECLEVTPTNVRIRKVQLSANDRSKTRNRAKQG, encoded by the coding sequence ATGCCCGTCCGTTCGGACCTTCGAAACGTCGCCATCGTCGCCCACGTCGATCACGGCAAGACCACTCTCGTCGATGCCATGCTGTGGCAGTCCGGCGCATTCCGCGAAGGCTCGGCGGTCGACAACCGGGTCATGGACTCGATGGATCTCGAACGCGAGAAGGGCATCACCATCCTGGCCAAGAACACCGCCGTGCGTCACACGATGGCGGACGGCCAGAACGTCACGATCAACATCATCGATACCCCCGGCCACGCCGACTTCGGTGGCGAGGTCGAGCGCGGCCTCGAGATGGTCGACGGCGTCATCCTGCTCGTGGACTCCTCCGAGGGCCCGCTCCCCCAGACCCGCTTCGTCCTGCGCAAGGCCCTGCAGAAGAAGCTGCCGCTGATCCTCGTGGTGAACAAGGTCGACCGGCCCGATGCCCGCATCGACGAGGTCGTCGAGGAGACCTACGACCTGTTCATGGACCTCCTCGACGAATCGTTCGATGACTCGGTGCTGGATTTCCCGATCGTGTACGCCTCCGGCAAGGCCGGCCGTGCCTCGCTGAACAAGCCCAACGACGGCGAGATGCCCGACTCGGAAAACCTCGAGCCGCTGTTCGAGACGCTGATGACGACGATCCCGGCGCCGGCGTACGAGGAAGGCGCGACCCTCCAAGCGCACGTCACCAACCTCGACGCCTCTCCCTATCTGGGCCGTCTCGCGCTGCTGCGCATCGTCGCCGGTGAATTGCATCGCGGCCAGAACGTCGCCTGGTGCAAGGCCGACGGCACGGTCCAGACCGTCAAGCTCTCGGAACTCCTGATGACGGAGGCACTCGAGCGCAAGCCCGCCGAATCCGCCGGCCCCGGCGACATCGTCGCGATCGCCGGCATCCCCGACATCACTATCGGCGAAACCATCTCCGACCCGGAGAATCCCAAGCCGCTCCCCCTCATCACCGTCGACGAGCCGTCGATCTCGATGACGATCGGCATCAACACTTCCCCGATGGCCGGCAAGGCGGGGAAGAACCTGACCGCCCGTCTCGTCAAGGCCCGCCTCGACTCCGAGCTCATCGGCAACGTGTCGATCCGGATCAACCCGACCGATCGCCCCGACACCTGGGAGGTGCAGGGCCGAGGCGAGCTGCAGCTCGCGATCCTCGTCGAGATGATGCGCCGCGAGTCCTATGAACTGACGATCGGCAAGCCCCAGGTTGTCACCAAGGAGATCGACGGCAAGCTGCATGAGCCCGTCGAGCGCCTGACGATCGACGTGCCGGAGGAGTTCGTCGGCACGGTCACCCAGATGATGGGCACCCGCAAATCGCGGCTGGAGCAGATGGTCAACCACGGCACCGGCTGGGTGCGGATGGAATACATCGTCCCGGCCCGCGGCCTCATCGGCTTCCGCACCGAGTTCCTGACCGAGACGCGCGGCACCGGTCTCATGCACCACGTCTTCGAGCGCTATGAGCCCTGGGCGGGCGAGCTGCGTACGCGGCCCACCGGGTCGCTGGTCGCCGACCGGTCCGGCGTGGTCACGTCCTATGCGCTGTTCAACCTCCAGGAGCGCGGCACGATGTTCGTCGGCCCGGGCGCGGACGTCTATGAGGGCATGATCGTCGGCGAGAATTCCCGCCCCGATGACATGGACGTCAATCCGACGAAGGAAAAGAAGCTCACCAACGTGCGCTCCGCAACGGGCGACGAACTCGAGCGCCTCATCCCCCCGCGCCTGCTCAACATGGAGCAGGCCCTGGAGTTCTGCCGCGAGGACGAATGCCTCGAGGTGACACCCACCAACGTCCGCATCCGCAAGGTGCAGCTCTCGGCCAACGACCGCAGCAAGACCAGGAACCGGGCCAAGCAGGGCTGA
- a CDS encoding biotin/lipoyl-containing protein: MKLKVVVNGTAYSVDVEVEPDEQPGLGSLLQTGVRHPGPTPTAPTSASVKGASKNAVVAPLAGSVARVLVKAGDTIEADQVLVVLEAMKMETEITAPSAGMVTAVHVEAGDAVQGGQALVELE; the protein is encoded by the coding sequence ATGAAGCTGAAAGTTGTTGTCAACGGAACCGCCTACAGCGTCGACGTCGAGGTCGAGCCGGACGAGCAGCCCGGTCTGGGCTCACTGCTGCAGACCGGCGTACGCCACCCCGGCCCGACACCGACGGCACCCACCTCGGCGTCGGTCAAGGGCGCGAGCAAGAACGCAGTCGTGGCACCGTTGGCCGGATCGGTGGCGCGTGTCCTCGTCAAGGCGGGGGACACCATCGAGGCCGACCAGGTGCTGGTCGTGCTCGAGGCCATGAAGATGGAAACCGAGATCACCGCCCCGTCCGCAGGCATGGTGACGGCCGTCCACGTCGAAGCCGGCGATGCGGTCCAGGGCGGACAGGCGCTCGTCGAACTGGAGTGA
- a CDS encoding DivIVA domain-containing protein gives MPSAVPHDDALTPRSIRHAEFSTRQRGFSREEVNDFLAEVSEAWGEAISENKDLHRRLAEAQEAANKAALREQEARAELEKLTSEGRSGSRPAAGVSSQNMQATVILTRAQEMADALVSNAKEEARQLVEDASKVDSIDYVRTYAKITHEQMKTVVDQLARNLDLLGELANQDNRAATWESLQH, from the coding sequence ATGCCCAGCGCTGTCCCCCACGATGACGCACTCACTCCCCGCTCGATTCGCCATGCGGAGTTCTCCACCCGGCAGCGCGGCTTCTCTCGCGAGGAGGTGAACGACTTCCTGGCCGAGGTGTCCGAGGCCTGGGGCGAGGCCATCAGCGAGAACAAGGACCTGCACCGCCGACTCGCCGAGGCCCAGGAGGCGGCCAACAAGGCGGCGCTCCGCGAGCAGGAGGCCCGCGCCGAGCTCGAGAAGCTCACCAGTGAGGGCCGGAGCGGCTCCCGCCCCGCGGCCGGGGTCAGCTCCCAGAACATGCAGGCCACGGTCATCCTGACCCGGGCGCAGGAGATGGCCGACGCCCTGGTCTCCAATGCCAAGGAAGAGGCCCGCCAGCTCGTCGAGGACGCGTCGAAGGTCGACTCCATCGACTATGTGCGCACCTATGCCAAGATCACGCACGAGCAGATGAAGACCGTCGTCGATCAGCTCGCGCGCAACCTCGACCTGCTGGGCGAGCTCGCCAACCAGGACAATCGCGCCGCGACCTGGGAGTCACTCCAGCATTGA
- a CDS encoding YceI family protein, whose translation MTDFDPDLKGTWVADPAHSSIGFVARHAMVTKVRGDFTDYSVTIEAVPDDLEKSTVEVRLRAASLDTRNSDRDTHLRSADFFNVEKWPEIVFRSTAVEEIDEGALMVTGDLTIRDVTKRITVPVDFTGFSTDPVAKTKRAGFEGSRRVNRRDFGLEWNVPLDTGGVLVSEKITIEFEVSAVPKDAVAAPDVESE comes from the coding sequence ATGACCGATTTTGATCCGGATCTCAAGGGCACCTGGGTTGCGGACCCCGCCCATTCCTCCATTGGTTTCGTGGCCAGACACGCCATGGTGACCAAGGTGCGGGGTGACTTCACGGACTATTCGGTGACGATCGAGGCGGTCCCCGATGACCTCGAAAAGTCCACCGTGGAGGTGCGCCTGCGAGCGGCGAGCCTCGACACCCGCAACAGCGATCGCGACACGCACCTGCGATCGGCCGACTTCTTCAATGTCGAGAAGTGGCCCGAGATCGTGTTCCGGTCGACTGCCGTCGAGGAGATCGACGAAGGTGCCCTGATGGTGACCGGCGATCTCACCATCCGCGATGTCACCAAGCGCATCACCGTGCCGGTCGATTTCACCGGCTTCAGCACCGACCCCGTCGCGAAGACCAAGCGCGCCGGCTTCGAGGGAAGTCGACGTGTGAATCGCCGCGATTTCGGGCTGGAGTGGAATGTGCCCCTCGATACGGGCGGTGTGCTCGTGTCCGAAAAGATCACCATCGAGTTCGAGGTCTCGGCAGTGCCCAAGGACGCCGTGGCTGCCCCGGATGTCGAGTCCGAATAA
- a CDS encoding nucleotide sugar dehydrogenase, giving the protein MRIVVVGMGYVGMASAVLLAQRHEVVAVDINADRIAQISAGRSPIVDPDISDFLATKQLNLTATTDLVEALPGADFVIVATPTDYDPDTQFFNTSTVEAVLRTVAENAPGTTAVVKSTIPVGFTAGVREDFPGITILFSPEFLREGRALHDNLHPSRIVVADPGPEAEAFAGLLAEASLDDDTPVLFTGAAEAEAVKLFANTFLAMRVAYFNELDTYAATHGLDTRQIISGVGLDPRIGHFYNNPSFGYGGYCLPKDTKQLLANYQNVPQTLIQAIVDSNSTRKDFIAFDVIDRNPKVVGIYRLAMKAGSDNFRASSIQGIMKRIKAKGIPVVLFEPLLEEAEFYRSEVIKDLDEFKSRCDVILANRMSDELSDVADKVYTRDLFGGDS; this is encoded by the coding sequence ATGCGAATCGTTGTCGTAGGGATGGGTTATGTGGGCATGGCGAGCGCAGTGCTGCTCGCGCAGCGCCACGAGGTGGTCGCGGTGGATATCAACGCCGACCGAATCGCCCAGATTTCCGCGGGGCGGTCACCGATCGTCGACCCGGACATCTCGGACTTCTTGGCGACCAAGCAGCTGAACCTGACTGCCACCACGGACCTCGTCGAGGCACTCCCGGGTGCCGACTTCGTCATCGTGGCCACGCCGACGGACTATGACCCCGACACCCAGTTCTTCAACACCTCGACGGTGGAGGCGGTGCTGCGCACGGTCGCAGAGAACGCCCCCGGCACCACCGCGGTGGTCAAGTCGACCATTCCGGTCGGCTTCACGGCAGGTGTCCGCGAGGACTTCCCGGGCATCACGATCCTGTTCTCGCCGGAGTTCCTGCGTGAGGGTCGAGCGCTCCACGACAACCTCCATCCCTCGCGGATCGTCGTCGCCGATCCCGGCCCGGAGGCCGAGGCTTTCGCCGGGCTGCTGGCCGAGGCATCGCTCGATGACGACACCCCTGTGCTGTTCACCGGTGCCGCCGAAGCCGAGGCGGTCAAGCTCTTCGCCAACACCTTCCTGGCCATGCGGGTCGCCTACTTCAACGAGCTCGACACCTATGCCGCGACCCACGGCCTCGACACGCGGCAGATCATTTCCGGCGTCGGCCTGGACCCCCGGATCGGGCACTTCTACAACAACCCGTCGTTCGGCTATGGCGGCTACTGCCTGCCCAAGGACACCAAGCAGCTGCTCGCCAACTATCAGAACGTGCCGCAAACGCTGATCCAGGCCATCGTGGATTCGAACTCGACGCGGAAGGATTTCATCGCCTTCGACGTGATCGACAGGAACCCGAAGGTGGTGGGCATCTATCGGCTGGCCATGAAGGCGGGCTCCGACAACTTCCGGGCGTCGTCGATCCAGGGGATCATGAAGCGGATCAAGGCCAAGGGCATTCCCGTGGTGCTCTTCGAGCCGCTGCTCGAGGAGGCGGAGTTCTATCGCTCCGAGGTGATCAAGGATCTCGACGAGTTCAAGTCCCGGTGCGATGTCATCCTCGCCAACCGCATGAGCGATGAGCTGTCCGATGTGGCCGACAAGGTCTATACGCGCGACCTGTTCGGGGGCGACTCCTGA
- a CDS encoding acyl-CoA carboxylase subunit beta — MATELPSMQQRLDFLATERERLRDGGGEKRIAKQHDQGKLTARERIDEFCDPGSFTESFLFMKHRTSHFGMDTAEAPADGVVTGSGAVLGRPVHIASQDFTVMGGSAGEVQSNKVVEMQKAAIKTGTPFVFINDSGGARVQEGIDSLSGYGRVFFNNVLLSGAVPQISIIAGPCAGGAVYSPALTDFIIQTRQAHMFITGPGVISQVTGEQVSQTELGGPDAHMQKSGVVHFVADDDHHALLIAKKLLSFLPQNNSEDPPIVEPDDVVEPNAALRDIVPVEGRKGYDVRDVIGQIVDHGDFLEVREGYAQNIVVGFARITGRTVGIIANQPQVMSGVLDINSSDKASTFIRFCNAFNIPLLTFVDVPGFLPGVAQEHGGIIRHGAKMLYAYSAATVPKITVVLRKAYGGAYLAMCGKDLGADKVLAWPTAEIAVMGAEGAVNVVFRREIEAAEDPQAKRDEMVTLYRETFSTPFMAASRGLVDDIIDPADTRREVAMALEVLVSKRELRPAKKHGLGPA; from the coding sequence ATGGCGACCGAACTTCCCAGCATGCAACAGCGCCTCGACTTCCTCGCCACCGAACGCGAACGGCTTCGCGACGGCGGCGGGGAGAAGCGCATCGCCAAGCAACACGATCAGGGCAAGCTGACCGCCCGCGAGCGCATCGACGAGTTCTGTGACCCCGGCTCGTTCACCGAGTCGTTCCTGTTCATGAAACACCGCACCAGCCACTTCGGCATGGACACGGCCGAGGCCCCCGCCGACGGTGTTGTCACCGGCTCCGGGGCCGTTCTCGGACGACCCGTTCACATCGCCTCCCAGGACTTCACCGTCATGGGCGGCTCGGCCGGCGAGGTGCAGTCCAACAAGGTCGTCGAGATGCAGAAGGCGGCGATCAAGACGGGTACGCCGTTCGTCTTCATCAACGACTCCGGCGGGGCGCGCGTCCAGGAAGGCATCGACTCACTGTCGGGCTATGGCCGCGTGTTCTTCAACAACGTGCTCCTGTCGGGCGCGGTGCCGCAGATCTCGATCATCGCCGGCCCTTGTGCGGGTGGCGCGGTCTATTCCCCGGCCCTGACCGACTTCATCATCCAGACCCGTCAGGCCCACATGTTCATCACCGGCCCGGGCGTGATCTCCCAGGTCACGGGTGAGCAGGTCAGCCAGACCGAACTCGGTGGACCCGACGCCCACATGCAGAAGTCGGGCGTCGTGCACTTCGTCGCCGATGATGACCACCACGCGCTGTTGATCGCCAAGAAGCTGCTGAGCTTCCTGCCCCAGAACAACTCCGAGGACCCGCCCATCGTCGAGCCCGACGATGTCGTGGAGCCGAATGCCGCCCTGCGCGACATCGTGCCCGTCGAGGGACGCAAGGGCTATGACGTCCGCGATGTCATCGGCCAGATCGTCGATCACGGCGACTTCCTCGAAGTGCGCGAGGGATATGCGCAGAACATCGTCGTCGGGTTCGCCCGCATCACCGGCCGAACCGTCGGGATCATCGCGAACCAGCCACAGGTGATGTCGGGCGTACTCGATATCAACTCCTCCGACAAGGCCTCCACCTTCATCCGGTTCTGCAACGCGTTCAACATCCCGTTGTTGACGTTCGTGGATGTGCCCGGCTTTCTCCCCGGCGTCGCCCAGGAACACGGCGGCATCATCCGCCACGGTGCCAAGATGTTGTATGCCTATTCGGCCGCGACCGTGCCCAAGATCACCGTGGTGTTGCGGAAGGCCTATGGCGGTGCCTATCTCGCCATGTGTGGCAAGGACCTGGGTGCCGACAAGGTCCTCGCCTGGCCGACCGCAGAGATCGCGGTCATGGGCGCCGAGGGCGCGGTCAATGTGGTCTTCCGTCGCGAGATCGAGGCGGCCGAGGATCCGCAGGCCAAGCGGGACGAGATGGTGACGCTCTATCGCGAGACGTTCTCGACGCCGTTCATGGCGGCATCCCGGGGCCTCGTCGACGACATCATCGACCCCGCCGATACCCGTCGCGAGGTGGCCATGGCGCTGGAGGTCCTGGTCTCCAAGCGCGAGCTACGACCCGCCAAGAAGCACGGCCTCGGGCCGGCCTGA
- a CDS encoding DUF697 domain-containing protein, translating into MSQWFTDSFRAEFDRQNELLGRFNLAIFGKTGVGKSTLLNAVFGENVAATGIGEPVTKGSHVYLDRRGRLGIVDTQGLEVGRDNKALISDLDKMVKEMRKKPLTDQVHVAWYCVRGLDRRFEEAEADFIRHLHELDLPVIVVLTQVPRRNDQYHPDAVTLARHIESLRLPILGGRPFLTNALRDQFSDQPEHGLIDLMRATFHVAPEAVHGALAAAQKVDLSAKAREAKKHITATAAGAAAAAATPIPFSDAAMLIPLQLGMMARIAQLYGIRFDRAAMMAVASTSAATVGGRAAFTNLLKLIPGAGTVAGGAISAAVASTFTYTMGQAWLTVCQRVAGGKVPRIDGALDSRAVKDLFQEEFRKRVPTIRRKD; encoded by the coding sequence GTGTCGCAGTGGTTCACCGATAGCTTCCGTGCTGAGTTCGATCGACAGAACGAGCTGCTCGGCCGGTTCAATCTTGCGATCTTCGGCAAGACCGGGGTCGGCAAGTCGACGTTGCTGAATGCGGTGTTCGGCGAGAATGTCGCGGCCACCGGGATCGGTGAGCCCGTGACCAAGGGCAGTCACGTCTACCTGGACCGTCGTGGCCGGCTCGGCATCGTCGACACGCAGGGCCTCGAGGTGGGCCGGGACAACAAGGCGCTGATCTCCGACCTCGACAAGATGGTCAAGGAGATGCGCAAGAAGCCGCTCACCGACCAGGTCCACGTGGCGTGGTACTGCGTACGCGGACTGGACCGGCGCTTCGAGGAGGCCGAGGCCGACTTCATCCGCCACCTGCACGAACTCGACCTGCCCGTCATCGTGGTCCTCACCCAGGTCCCGAGGCGAAACGATCAATACCACCCCGATGCGGTGACCCTGGCTCGCCATATCGAGTCGCTGCGCCTGCCGATCCTCGGCGGCCGTCCCTTCCTGACCAACGCTCTGAGGGATCAGTTCTCTGATCAGCCCGAACACGGCTTGATCGACCTCATGCGGGCGACGTTTCACGTTGCACCCGAAGCGGTCCACGGCGCCCTCGCAGCCGCGCAGAAGGTCGATCTTTCCGCCAAGGCGCGGGAAGCGAAAAAGCACATAACAGCGACCGCTGCCGGTGCGGCCGCAGCAGCCGCGACGCCCATTCCCTTCTCGGATGCGGCCATGTTGATCCCGCTTCAGCTGGGGATGATGGCCCGCATCGCCCAGCTCTATGGCATCCGCTTCGACCGAGCAGCCATGATGGCGGTGGCTTCCACGTCGGCCGCCACCGTCGGGGGGCGAGCGGCCTTCACGAACCTGCTCAAGCTGATTCCCGGGGCGGGCACGGTGGCCGGGGGAGCCATCTCTGCGGCGGTGGCCTCGACATTCACCTACACCATGGGGCAGGCCTGGCTGACCGTCTGTCAGCGAGTGGCCGGTGGCAAGGTGCCCCGGATCGACGGGGCGCTCGATTCCCGCGCCGTGAAGGATCTCTTCCAGGAGGAGTTCCGCAAGCGGGTTCCGACCATTCGGCGCAAGGACTGA
- a CDS encoding L,D-transpeptidase family protein produces MRASVKSLVGTAVAAVMLAVPAIAQAAPTTSPTPSPTATPTPTVTATAAPTATPTASPSARANPSPTVVATPRAASTDAIQALYATLRGELGAPVGAETTGANNTITQRYANGAIIFHTTTGRAFAVYGSIWTKYAAMGAQGGALGRPLANEEAGGADARQSRFENGVIVWSPRFGAFAVIGAHATKYAAVGGAAAIGVPTSDQFPAGRSSTVQRFDGSLMMSSAATGTRVVRGAILGAYAGLGWENGVLGLPLTDEEAGGVAGSRVSRFQNGVIIWSPGTGANAVYGAIYESYRATGSEAGPLGLPTSGEFAAGRGARAVNFQRGVILWTAGTGANPVYGAIFSTYRAHGFERGVLGLPRTPEFTGARGSRVQNYENGQIIWSAGTGANAVYGSIASAYASLGWEGGVMGLPTTSEFAGRNGARVNRFQNGVIIWTGRTGAFSVRGAILDEYGRNGWEGGRLGAPIGDENVVDGGWTQDFENGRISFIGGRFSIQMRGPAVDDRCRTGRVLCISKADRKMRWMIDGQVIREFDARFGSTSTPTREGTFTVFRKVRDDWSYLYNSPMPFSMYFSGGQAVHYSADFAARGYAGASHGCVNIRDYAGLQWLYDTQVRTGDRVVVYW; encoded by the coding sequence ATGAGAGCAAGCGTCAAGTCCCTCGTGGGGACGGCAGTCGCTGCGGTGATGCTGGCAGTTCCGGCCATCGCACAGGCTGCGCCCACCACGTCGCCCACCCCCAGCCCGACCGCGACCCCGACCCCGACCGTCACCGCCACCGCTGCACCCACGGCGACCCCGACGGCCTCCCCCAGCGCCAGGGCCAACCCGTCCCCCACCGTGGTGGCGACCCCGCGCGCTGCGTCGACTGACGCGATCCAGGCTCTGTACGCCACCCTGCGCGGCGAACTCGGCGCGCCCGTGGGAGCCGAGACCACGGGTGCCAACAACACGATCACCCAGCGCTACGCCAACGGTGCGATCATCTTCCACACCACGACGGGCCGCGCCTTCGCCGTCTATGGCTCCATCTGGACGAAGTACGCGGCGATGGGCGCCCAGGGCGGCGCCCTCGGCCGCCCGCTCGCCAACGAAGAGGCCGGCGGCGCCGACGCGCGCCAGTCCCGCTTCGAGAACGGCGTCATCGTGTGGTCGCCGCGCTTCGGAGCATTTGCGGTGATCGGTGCCCATGCGACGAAGTACGCCGCAGTGGGCGGGGCCGCCGCCATCGGCGTACCCACGAGTGATCAGTTCCCCGCCGGTCGCAGCTCGACCGTGCAGCGCTTCGACGGCAGTCTCATGATGAGTTCTGCCGCGACCGGCACGCGCGTCGTGCGCGGCGCGATCCTCGGCGCGTACGCCGGCCTCGGCTGGGAGAACGGTGTCCTGGGCCTGCCGCTGACCGACGAGGAGGCCGGCGGCGTCGCCGGCTCGCGCGTCTCCCGCTTCCAGAACGGTGTGATCATCTGGTCGCCCGGCACCGGTGCCAACGCGGTCTACGGCGCGATCTATGAGTCCTATCGCGCCACCGGCTCCGAAGCCGGCCCGCTCGGCCTGCCCACCAGCGGCGAGTTCGCCGCCGGCCGTGGGGCCCGGGCCGTCAACTTCCAGCGCGGTGTGATCCTGTGGACCGCCGGGACCGGGGCCAACCCGGTCTATGGCGCCATCTTCAGCACCTATCGCGCCCACGGCTTCGAGCGCGGCGTCCTCGGCCTGCCCCGCACCCCCGAGTTCACCGGGGCCCGCGGGTCGCGCGTCCAGAACTACGAGAACGGCCAGATCATCTGGTCGGCCGGCACCGGCGCGAACGCCGTCTATGGCTCGATCGCGTCGGCGTACGCCAGCCTCGGCTGGGAAGGCGGCGTCATGGGGCTGCCCACGACGAGCGAGTTCGCGGGCCGCAACGGCGCGCGGGTCAATCGCTTCCAGAACGGCGTGATCATCTGGACCGGCCGCACCGGCGCGTTCTCGGTGCGCGGCGCGATCCTCGATGAGTACGGCCGCAACGGCTGGGAGGGCGGCCGCCTCGGCGCCCCGATCGGTGACGAGAACGTCGTGGACGGCGGCTGGACGCAGGACTTCGAGAACGGCCGGATCTCCTTCATCGGTGGGCGCTTCTCCATCCAGATGCGCGGCCCGGCTGTCGACGACCGCTGCCGTACCGGCCGCGTGCTCTGCATCTCCAAGGCCGACCGCAAGATGCGCTGGATGATCGACGGCCAGGTCATCCGGGAGTTCGACGCCCGCTTCGGCTCAACATCGACCCCGACCCGGGAAGGCACCTTCACCGTGTTCCGCAAGGTCCGCGATGACTGGTCCTATCTCTACAACTCGCCGATGCCCTTCTCGATGTACTTCTCGGGTGGTCAGGCCGTGCACTACTCGGCCGACTTCGCCGCTCGCGGGTACGCCGGCGCCTCCCACGGCTGTGTCAACATCCGTGACTACGCGGGTCTGCAGTGGCTCTATGACACCCAGGTTCGGACCGGGGACCGGGTCGTCGTCTATTGGTGA